One part of the Solea solea chromosome 1, fSolSol10.1, whole genome shotgun sequence genome encodes these proteins:
- the pdca gene encoding phosducin a → MSSSLQEEEELPANYTGPKGVINDWRRFKLDTVDQALPQNKRELLRQMSIPREEDKERHNRKMSAQEYELIREEDERSLKRYRKQCMQEMHERLSFGPTFDTVNELESGEAFLEVIEKEHQLTLVVVHVYEQDVKGCEQLNSCLDCLALEYSSIKFCRIDAVATGAAERFSSEVLPALLVYKAGELLGNFLAVTKNFQEEFFATDVEAFLNEYGLLPEKDCTACADEDDEEGDVE, encoded by the exons ATGTCTAGCTCTCTACAGGAAGAAGAGGAATTGCCCGCCAATTACACAG GTCCCAAAGGTGTAATTAATGACTGGCGGAGGTTTAAGTTGGACACTGTGGATCAGGCTCTCCCTCAAAACAAGAGGGAGCTGCTGAGACAGATGTCCATTCCCCGAGAAGAGGACAAGGAGAGACACAACAGAAAG ATGAGCGCTCAGGAGTACGAGCTGATCCGAGAGGAGGACGAACGCAGCCTGAAACGCTACAGGAAGCAATGCATGCAGGAAATGCACGAGCGCCTCAGCTTCGGCCCGACGTTTGACACCGTCAATGAGCTGGAGAGCGGGGAGGCCTTTCTGGAAGTGATCGAGAAGGAACATCAGCTGACCCTGGTGGTCGTCCATGTTTACGAGCAAGATGTCAAAG GCTGTGAACAGTTGAACTCATGTCTGGACTGCCTGGCGTTGGAGTACTCCAGTATTAAATTCTGTCGCATTGATGCCGTGGCAACGGGTGCTGCTGAGCGCTTCTCCTCTGAG GTTCTCCCTGCGCTGCTGGTGTACAAGGCAGGCGAGCTACTGGGAAACTTCCTGGCTGTCACCAAAAACTTCCAAGAAGAGTTCTTTGCCACCGATGTGGAGGCTTTTCTTAACGAATATGGCCTCTTACCCGAGAAGGACTGCACTGCCTGTGCCGACGAGGACGATGAGGAAGGCGACGTGGAATAG